A single region of the Solwaraspora sp. WMMD406 genome encodes:
- a CDS encoding ATP-binding protein produces MSEALIMYGRAEFLRLVRECAAWPSSGRPLPVMVLFGPAGSGKTTTLRIVRNRTEKLHTAYVDVAARGFESSSEIITELVAQLSLVRKGLGTLRFPRFLLGQLALRLPTPDSSQPSKQQIRDLLSSLKGLRTPPEVRELISKAAEIGVNTAGVPVPGGTPDLLLSAVEVAFGWRRTNGEKWWSTAGRPAPDALLELHRMHHDGVDHEKQQAQDKLIQAFLADLRDSYAGRRRRAQGDVASLVLLDNVHTEAGSAFLDLLVRARNQHPDLVDPLLVVATTGRTIAEVARPDATETKPRLSYSAWQSQWTPDVTASWYLPIWLHDLSHDDAARWAREQGIYDRWTVAAVHRLTGGHRLGVAELLATGPAGTDGRPSRSGADQARIRRLGVPRGGGRSLADLLLDQLLADIPEERRDEVITCSASRNLTATEIQAALGNTTIHAADDLRVLLDERLWLDTGRSTPMHPFLSRLLHLHLQARPDDHPDSWTAVHTRLRAHCDDSGDIVGALHHGLALDEVREVAHQLDQILDREDDGDVDWLATLKEVTAAPNRLAKTGDIAPREVVSWTADLDRRAGTVALLVAGLWIQSDPLTASQPTLSRTTAHQFIELASLVPRLSDALFAMAEKCRREADTYDA; encoded by the coding sequence ATGTCCGAGGCGCTGATCATGTATGGCCGGGCGGAGTTTCTCCGCCTCGTCCGGGAATGCGCTGCCTGGCCGTCATCGGGGCGTCCATTGCCCGTCATGGTGCTCTTCGGCCCTGCCGGTAGCGGCAAGACCACCACTCTGCGGATCGTGCGAAACCGCACCGAGAAACTACACACCGCCTACGTCGACGTGGCGGCCAGAGGCTTCGAATCGAGCAGCGAGATCATCACGGAGCTCGTCGCCCAGCTGAGTCTGGTGCGCAAAGGTCTGGGTACGTTGCGTTTTCCTCGTTTCCTGCTGGGGCAGCTCGCGTTGCGACTCCCGACTCCGGACAGTTCGCAGCCCAGCAAGCAGCAGATCCGTGATCTGCTCTCCTCCCTCAAAGGGCTCAGGACACCGCCAGAGGTTCGGGAACTCATCAGCAAGGCGGCGGAAATCGGCGTGAACACCGCCGGAGTGCCGGTGCCGGGCGGGACCCCGGACCTGTTGCTGTCCGCCGTCGAAGTCGCCTTCGGCTGGCGGCGTACGAATGGGGAGAAGTGGTGGTCGACCGCTGGCCGCCCCGCGCCGGACGCCCTGCTGGAACTGCACCGGATGCACCACGACGGCGTCGACCACGAGAAGCAGCAGGCGCAGGACAAGCTGATCCAGGCGTTCCTGGCCGATCTACGGGACAGCTACGCCGGGCGCCGCCGGAGGGCGCAGGGTGACGTGGCAAGTCTGGTCCTGCTGGACAACGTGCACACCGAAGCCGGTAGTGCGTTTCTCGACCTGCTGGTCCGGGCCCGCAATCAGCATCCGGACCTGGTCGATCCACTTCTCGTGGTGGCCACCACCGGCAGAACGATCGCTGAGGTCGCACGTCCGGACGCGACGGAGACCAAGCCCCGCCTCAGCTACTCGGCGTGGCAGAGCCAATGGACTCCGGACGTGACGGCGAGCTGGTACCTCCCCATCTGGCTGCATGATCTCAGCCACGACGACGCCGCCCGATGGGCTCGCGAACAGGGCATCTACGACCGTTGGACGGTCGCGGCGGTCCACCGACTGACCGGCGGTCATCGGCTCGGCGTCGCCGAATTGCTCGCCACCGGCCCGGCGGGGACCGACGGTCGCCCGTCGAGGAGCGGCGCCGATCAGGCCAGGATCAGAAGGCTCGGCGTACCGCGCGGCGGCGGCAGGTCCCTCGCCGACCTTCTGCTGGACCAGCTGTTGGCCGACATCCCGGAGGAGCGCCGCGACGAGGTGATCACCTGCTCGGCGAGCCGGAACCTGACGGCCACCGAGATCCAGGCGGCACTGGGCAACACCACCATCCACGCCGCCGATGATCTGCGCGTGCTGCTCGACGAGCGGTTGTGGCTCGACACCGGCAGGTCGACCCCGATGCACCCGTTCCTGAGCCGATTGCTGCACCTGCACCTGCAGGCCCGTCCGGACGACCACCCGGACAGCTGGACCGCCGTCCACACCCGACTCCGTGCGCACTGCGACGATTCCGGCGACATCGTCGGAGCACTCCATCACGGCCTAGCCCTGGACGAGGTACGGGAGGTCGCCCACCAACTGGACCAGATCCTCGACCGTGAGGATGACGGCGACGTCGACTGGCTCGCGACGCTCAAAGAGGTCACTGCCGCACCCAACCGGCTGGCGAAGACCGGCGACATCGCGCCCCGGGAGGTCGTCTCCTGGACGGCGGATCTCGACCGGCGGGCTGGCACCGTCGCACTACTCGTCGCCGGGCTCTGGATCCAGTCCGACCCGTTGACCGCCAGCCAGCCGACGTTGTCGCGCACCACCGCCCACCAGTTCATCGAACTCGCCAGCCTCGTCCCACGGCTGTCCGACGCGTTGTTCGCGATGGCCGAGAAGTGCCGCCGGGAGGCAGACACCTATGACGCCTGA
- a CDS encoding endonuclease/exonuclease/phosphatase family protein produces MTRSNRTRSAARTVVTALLAGAIAAALGAGGGAGAAAANAGDGRPAGDSGRHNGKGHGGGHGTPGGIRFATFNASLNRATEGGLVADLSTPGNAQAANVAEVIQRVRPDVLLINEFDHDAEGRSLELFQRNYLSRGQGGARPIHYPYRFAAASNTGVPSGHDLNRDGTVGGPDDAYGFGFFPGQYGMAVYSRYPIDRWSVRTFQTFRWQDMPDALLPDDPATPEPADWFSPEALADVRLSSKSHWDVPVRVGGRTVHLLASHPTPPVFDGPEDRNGRRNHDEIRFWADYVSPGRSGYVYDDRGRRGGLRPGARFVIAGDLNSDPYDGDSIPGAAQQVTEHPLVNDRTPPTSAGGPAATDRQGGANLTHEGDPRHDTADFADNTPGNLRVDYVLPSRGLPVRGSGVFWPVPTDPLFRLVGDYDPALPGGFPTSDHRLVWLDVRM; encoded by the coding sequence GTGACACGGAGCAATCGGACCCGATCGGCGGCCCGCACGGTGGTGACGGCCCTACTGGCCGGCGCGATCGCGGCCGCCCTCGGAGCCGGCGGCGGCGCGGGCGCGGCGGCGGCGAACGCCGGTGACGGCCGGCCCGCCGGCGACAGCGGCCGGCACAACGGCAAGGGCCACGGCGGCGGGCACGGCACGCCGGGCGGGATCCGGTTCGCCACCTTCAACGCGTCGTTGAACCGCGCGACCGAAGGCGGCCTGGTCGCCGATCTGTCGACGCCGGGCAACGCGCAGGCCGCCAACGTCGCCGAGGTGATCCAGCGGGTCCGGCCCGACGTCCTGCTGATCAACGAGTTCGACCACGACGCCGAGGGGCGGTCGCTGGAGTTATTCCAGCGCAACTACCTGTCCCGGGGGCAGGGCGGGGCCAGGCCGATCCACTACCCGTACCGGTTCGCCGCCGCGTCGAACACCGGCGTGCCCTCCGGGCACGACCTCAACCGCGACGGTACGGTCGGCGGCCCGGACGACGCGTACGGCTTCGGGTTCTTCCCCGGCCAGTACGGCATGGCCGTGTACTCGCGCTACCCGATCGACCGGTGGTCGGTGCGAACCTTCCAGACGTTCCGCTGGCAGGACATGCCTGACGCGCTGCTGCCCGACGACCCGGCCACCCCCGAACCGGCCGACTGGTTCTCCCCCGAGGCCCTCGCCGACGTACGGCTGTCGTCCAAGAGCCACTGGGACGTACCGGTACGAGTCGGCGGCCGGACCGTGCACCTGCTGGCCAGCCACCCGACGCCACCGGTGTTCGACGGCCCGGAGGACCGCAACGGCCGCCGCAACCACGACGAGATCCGGTTCTGGGCCGACTACGTCTCGCCGGGCCGCTCCGGCTACGTCTACGACGACCGGGGCCGCCGGGGCGGTCTGCGACCGGGTGCCCGGTTCGTCATCGCCGGAGACCTCAACTCCGACCCGTACGACGGCGACAGCATCCCCGGCGCCGCCCAGCAGGTCACCGAGCATCCGCTGGTCAACGACCGGACGCCGCCGACCAGCGCCGGCGGACCGGCCGCCACCGACCGCCAGGGCGGGGCGAACCTGACCCACGAGGGCGACCCGCGCCACGACACGGCGGACTTCGCCGACAACACCCCGGGCAACCTGCGGGTCGACTACGTACTGCCCAGCCGTGGACTGCCCGTACGCGGCAGCGGCGTCTTCTGGCCGGTGCCGACGGACCCGCTGTTCCGGCTGGTCGGCGACTACGACCCGGCGCTACCCGGCGGCTTCCCCACCTCGGATCACCGGCTCGTCTGGCTCGACGTACGGATGTGA
- the pyk gene encoding pyruvate kinase — translation MGVTRRAKIVCTLGPATSSPERIRGLVEAGMDVARLNFSHGSHADHEQVYRLVREAAKASGRAVAVLADLQGPKIRLGRFADGPHEWRTGDSVVITSDDILGTRDRVSCTYRKLPQEVRPGDRLLIDDGKVAVEVSAVEGNDIRVLVVEGGPVSNNKGVSLPNVAVSVPAMSEKDTEDLRFALGLGADMVALSFVRSPEDIKLVHAIMDEEGVRRPVLAKVEKPEAVTHLEAIVDAFDGVMVARGDLGVELPLDEVPLVQKRAVQLCRENAKPVIVATQMLDSMIENSRPTRAEASDVANAVLDGTDAVMLSGETSVGKYPVLTVSTMAKIITTTEHGSLSVPRLQHDPRTHGGALTSAASHIARAINAKAMVAFTQTGDTVRRLSRLQCELPLLAFTPVAEVRDQLALSWGVETFLMPFVQHTDDMFRQVDQALLGLGRANPGEYVVIVAGSPVGTPGSTNTLRVHQLGSLVDVTAARALQ, via the coding sequence ATGGGCGTGACACGCCGCGCAAAGATCGTTTGTACGCTTGGCCCCGCCACGTCGTCCCCGGAGCGCATCCGCGGACTGGTGGAGGCCGGCATGGATGTGGCCCGGCTCAACTTCAGCCACGGCAGCCACGCCGACCACGAGCAGGTCTACCGCCTTGTCCGGGAGGCCGCGAAAGCGTCCGGCCGGGCTGTCGCGGTCCTCGCTGACCTGCAGGGTCCCAAGATCCGACTGGGTCGGTTCGCCGACGGCCCGCACGAGTGGCGCACCGGTGACTCGGTGGTGATCACCAGTGACGACATCCTCGGCACCCGGGACCGGGTCTCCTGCACCTACCGCAAGCTGCCCCAGGAGGTGCGCCCCGGCGACCGCCTGCTGATCGACGACGGCAAGGTCGCGGTCGAGGTCAGCGCGGTCGAGGGCAACGACATCCGGGTGCTGGTCGTGGAGGGTGGGCCGGTCTCCAACAACAAGGGCGTCTCGCTGCCCAACGTCGCGGTCAGCGTGCCCGCGATGTCGGAGAAGGACACCGAGGACCTGCGTTTCGCGCTCGGGCTGGGCGCGGACATGGTCGCGCTGTCTTTCGTCCGGTCGCCGGAGGACATCAAGCTGGTCCACGCGATCATGGACGAGGAGGGTGTCCGTCGGCCGGTTCTGGCCAAGGTCGAGAAGCCGGAGGCGGTCACCCATCTGGAGGCGATCGTCGACGCTTTCGACGGCGTCATGGTCGCCCGTGGTGACCTCGGTGTCGAGTTGCCGCTCGACGAGGTGCCGTTGGTGCAGAAGCGCGCGGTACAGCTCTGCCGGGAGAACGCCAAGCCGGTCATCGTCGCCACCCAGATGCTGGACTCGATGATCGAGAACTCGCGGCCGACCCGGGCCGAGGCCTCCGACGTGGCCAACGCGGTGCTCGACGGTACGGACGCGGTGATGCTCTCGGGCGAGACCAGCGTCGGGAAGTACCCGGTGTTGACCGTCAGCACCATGGCCAAGATCATCACGACGACGGAGCACGGCTCACTCTCGGTGCCCCGGCTGCAGCACGACCCCCGTACCCACGGTGGTGCGCTGACCTCGGCCGCCTCGCACATCGCGCGGGCGATCAACGCCAAGGCGATGGTGGCTTTCACCCAGACCGGCGACACCGTGCGCCGGCTCTCCCGGCTGCAGTGCGAACTGCCGCTGCTGGCCTTCACCCCGGTCGCCGAGGTACGCGACCAGTTGGCGCTGTCCTGGGGCGTGGAGACCTTCCTGATGCCGTTCGTGCAGCACACCGACGACATGTTCCGCCAGGTCGACCAGGCGTTGCTCGGTCTCGGCCGGGCCAACCCCGGCGAGTACGTGGTGATCGTCGCCGGCAGCCCGGTCGGCACTCCGGGATCCACCAACACCCTGCGGGTGCACCAGTTGGGCAGTCTCGTCGACGTGACGGCGGCCCGGGCGTTGCAGTGA
- a CDS encoding phospholipid carrier-dependent glycosyltransferase, translated as MSPSRGESQAVSHDGIVIPEASVARDDGSVPVVEKVAEKVAEPTDHPGWLRRHRRWWYPLVVAVLLGQMAFAMVTTALAQAPTIDEPVYVGAAALYPQGGGLQVNPEHPPLGKLIIGAGLAFADPRIDPGFRGNQTDLGRHVLYEAGNDADRLLLLARLPMIGLTLAFGLVVLAFARDLTGPAGGLAALALYAFTPDVIAHGSLATLDVPTAGFLLTSVWLLWRARRRPWIYLPAAGLALGAALATKMSALAAVPVLLALATWSVWRARPAAPRPRLLAVAGMAAIAVGLLAVATVWASYLVVDWRLPTVAADAVPVVDGLRGTVINWLPFPESFRDGMRIQFGFEDRVWGGYLFGQTYSGSRWYYLPAALLVKSPLGALALWLVGAIVMLTVPRLRAAAAYLLLPAGVLLAAAMTSDRDLGVRYAIVIPMFLAVAAAAVTAVRWPAGAARYVRPTAAVLVALVAVSSLRAFPFYLPYANEAFGGPARTYHHLHDSNVDWGQDLARLADRLRQRYPDERVWLAYKGAGVPEYYGITASDPRDAAPEEVRGLLVVSNTWVATTGGELRELIDSSQPIEQIGHSITIFRR; from the coding sequence GTGAGCCCGTCGCGTGGAGAATCGCAGGCCGTCAGCCACGATGGGATCGTCATCCCGGAGGCGTCCGTCGCTCGCGACGACGGTTCCGTTCCGGTCGTGGAGAAGGTCGCGGAGAAGGTCGCGGAGCCGACGGACCACCCTGGGTGGCTGCGGCGGCACCGACGCTGGTGGTACCCGCTGGTCGTGGCCGTGCTGCTCGGGCAGATGGCGTTCGCGATGGTCACCACCGCGCTCGCCCAGGCCCCGACGATCGACGAGCCGGTGTACGTCGGCGCGGCCGCGCTCTACCCGCAGGGCGGCGGCCTGCAGGTCAACCCGGAGCATCCGCCGTTGGGCAAGCTGATTATCGGGGCCGGCCTCGCGTTCGCCGACCCCCGGATCGATCCGGGCTTCCGGGGCAACCAGACGGACCTCGGCCGGCACGTGCTGTACGAGGCGGGAAACGACGCCGACCGACTGCTGCTCCTGGCCCGGCTGCCGATGATCGGGCTGACCCTCGCGTTCGGCCTGGTGGTCCTCGCGTTCGCCCGGGACCTGACCGGGCCGGCGGGCGGCCTCGCGGCGCTGGCCCTGTACGCGTTCACCCCCGACGTGATCGCCCACGGCTCGCTGGCGACGCTGGACGTACCGACCGCCGGCTTCCTGCTGACGTCGGTCTGGCTGCTGTGGCGGGCTCGGCGGCGGCCCTGGATCTACCTGCCGGCCGCCGGCCTGGCGCTCGGCGCGGCGCTGGCCACCAAGATGAGCGCCTTGGCCGCCGTACCGGTGCTGCTGGCGCTCGCCACCTGGTCGGTCTGGCGGGCCCGGCCGGCCGCGCCCAGGCCGCGACTGCTGGCCGTCGCCGGCATGGCCGCGATCGCGGTCGGGCTGCTCGCGGTGGCGACGGTGTGGGCGAGTTACCTGGTGGTCGACTGGCGCCTGCCGACGGTGGCAGCCGACGCGGTGCCGGTGGTGGACGGGCTACGCGGGACGGTGATCAACTGGTTGCCGTTCCCGGAGTCGTTCCGTGACGGCATGCGGATCCAGTTCGGCTTCGAGGACCGGGTGTGGGGCGGCTACCTGTTCGGCCAGACGTACTCCGGCTCGCGGTGGTACTACCTGCCGGCCGCGCTGCTGGTGAAGAGCCCACTCGGCGCGCTGGCGCTCTGGCTGGTCGGCGCGATCGTCATGCTGACCGTGCCCCGGCTGCGGGCGGCCGCCGCGTACCTGCTGCTGCCGGCGGGCGTCCTGCTGGCGGCGGCGATGACCAGCGACCGCGACCTCGGCGTCCGCTACGCGATCGTCATCCCGATGTTCCTGGCGGTGGCTGCGGCGGCCGTGACCGCCGTACGGTGGCCGGCCGGCGCCGCCCGCTACGTCCGGCCGACGGCGGCCGTGCTGGTCGCGCTGGTCGCGGTCAGTTCGCTCCGCGCGTTTCCGTTCTACCTGCCGTACGCCAACGAGGCGTTCGGCGGCCCGGCCCGCACCTACCACCATCTGCACGACTCGAACGTGGACTGGGGGCAGGACCTGGCGCGGTTGGCCGACCGGCTGCGGCAGCGCTACCCGGACGAACGGGTGTGGCTGGCCTACAAGGGTGCCGGCGTCCCGGAGTATTACGGCATCACCGCGTCCGACCCGCGCGACGCGGCTCCCGAGGAGGTACGCGGCTTGTTGGTGGTCTCCAACACCTGGGTGGCGACCACCGGCGGTGAGCTGCGCGAGCTGATCGACAGCAGCCAGCCGATCGAGCAAATCGGACACTCGATCACCATCTTCCGTCGCTGA
- a CDS encoding helix-turn-helix transcriptional regulator: protein MSTDYYSRLERERGPQPSTQMLASIAQGPHLSLDERDHLSRLAGHTPPACGGTSDHISPGLLRVLDRLSDTRRRSSPNSAKPCGSPPMGVALTGDTTTYTGRRPAADLRMARRPRPGPLAARLHGDSGSESHDKLRLLSVIGTQTLD, encoded by the coding sequence ATGTCGACCGACTACTACTCCCGCCTGGAACGGGAACGCGGACCCCAGCCGTCGACCCAGATGCTCGCCTCGATCGCCCAGGGCCCGCACCTGTCGCTTGACGAGCGAGACCACCTGTCCCGCCTCGCCGGACACACCCCGCCCGCCTGTGGCGGGACCAGCGACCACATCAGCCCCGGCCTGCTGCGGGTCCTCGACCGGCTGAGCGACACCCGGCGGAGATCGTCACCGAACTCGGCGAAACCCTGCGGCAGTCCCCCGATGGGCGTCGCGCTCACCGGCGACACCACGACCTACACCGGTCGGCGTCCTGCAGCTGACCTGCGGATGGCTCGTCGACCCCGGCCAGGCCCACTCGCTGCTCGTCTACACGGCGATTCCGGCAGCGAAAGCCACGACAAGCTGCGGCTGCTGTCGGTCATCGGAACGCAGACCCTCGACTGA
- a CDS encoding ABC transporter substrate-binding protein, whose amino-acid sequence MTPDQLIVPSTPWWRRRWLFVVVATIVVAAFLAAAAAVLLDERRSCGDGVTRFGGTRECVGITDGAFHFELDGPDGEAASMRRVLELIREANDDVRDSGDLWFSVAYVLPMPWRGQGAYPAVNVVHQLYGAYAAQTQANERNDRLKMRLLVANTGHDGVAWEQVAQDLIDRRGSDRLAAVAGLGPSRDTTKEFVAKLSEAGIPMVGATITADDLNGANYPHLYRVSPTNADEVAVGLRYLRGVSESADVNPYLLTVGGQDDTYVATLKEAFRATFPDAFSARTLDPDENGHNQALEALAGDLCASGLPVVAYFAGRAASLRTFLMALGEQCPRNHSVTVLSGDDASALVGTFTPEQTAALQGKAITLVYTGLTHPEQWITKPVELDNLREIVADRMPYAAAGLATGGTIMAYDAVRLAVRALLNVAPSQEDLGQLDSLSNGFAQINTDSPYCGASGPIALEANRPEAAGNTVNKPIPVIEITAAGVAQVRTLLSPTEPENGGVTWDGKCPVQQGMAG is encoded by the coding sequence ATGACGCCTGACCAACTGATCGTCCCGAGCACGCCGTGGTGGCGTCGTCGGTGGCTGTTCGTCGTGGTAGCCACGATCGTGGTGGCCGCGTTCCTCGCCGCCGCGGCGGCGGTTCTCCTCGACGAGCGTCGGTCCTGCGGCGACGGGGTGACCCGATTCGGCGGCACCCGGGAATGCGTGGGAATCACCGACGGTGCCTTTCACTTCGAGCTCGACGGCCCCGACGGAGAGGCGGCGAGCATGCGCAGGGTGCTTGAGCTGATCCGCGAGGCGAACGACGACGTGCGCGACAGCGGCGATCTCTGGTTCAGCGTGGCGTACGTGTTGCCGATGCCGTGGCGAGGTCAGGGTGCCTATCCCGCCGTCAACGTCGTGCACCAGCTCTATGGGGCGTACGCCGCCCAGACACAGGCGAACGAGCGCAACGACCGGCTGAAGATGCGCCTGCTGGTGGCGAACACCGGACACGACGGTGTCGCCTGGGAACAGGTCGCGCAGGACCTGATCGATCGACGCGGCTCGGACCGCCTCGCGGCGGTGGCCGGGCTCGGTCCGAGCCGGGACACCACGAAGGAGTTCGTCGCCAAACTGTCCGAGGCCGGAATCCCGATGGTGGGCGCGACCATCACCGCCGACGACCTGAACGGCGCCAACTACCCGCACCTGTACCGGGTGTCGCCGACCAACGCCGACGAGGTGGCCGTCGGGCTGCGATATCTCCGAGGCGTGTCGGAGTCAGCCGACGTGAACCCGTACCTGTTGACGGTCGGCGGCCAGGACGACACGTACGTGGCGACGTTGAAGGAAGCGTTTCGGGCGACGTTCCCGGACGCCTTTTCCGCCCGGACCCTCGATCCGGACGAGAACGGGCACAACCAGGCACTCGAAGCGTTGGCCGGTGACCTCTGCGCTTCCGGCCTCCCGGTGGTCGCCTACTTCGCCGGCCGCGCCGCCTCGCTGCGGACCTTTCTGATGGCGTTGGGGGAGCAGTGTCCCCGCAACCACTCGGTGACGGTGCTGTCCGGCGACGACGCCAGCGCACTGGTCGGCACGTTCACGCCGGAGCAGACGGCGGCACTCCAGGGAAAGGCGATCACGCTCGTCTACACCGGGCTGACCCATCCAGAACAATGGATTACCAAACCGGTCGAACTGGATAATCTTCGAGAGATCGTGGCGGATAGGATGCCGTACGCCGCCGCCGGTCTCGCCACCGGCGGAACCATCATGGCCTACGACGCGGTGCGGCTGGCAGTTCGTGCCCTGCTCAACGTCGCACCCTCGCAAGAGGACCTGGGCCAGCTGGACTCGCTCAGCAACGGTTTCGCGCAGATCAACACGGATTCGCCGTACTGCGGGGCCTCTGGTCCGATCGCGCTGGAGGCGAACCGGCCCGAGGCAGCAGGCAACACGGTCAACAAGCCCATCCCCGTCATCGAGATCACTGCCGCCGGTGTCGCCCAGGTACGCACGCTGCTGTCGCCGACCGAGCCGGAGAACGGCGGTGTCACCTGGGACGGCAAATGCCCGGTTCAACAGGGCATGGCTGGCTAG
- a CDS encoding Rrf2 family transcriptional regulator, whose product MRLSARVDYALRAVAELASAAVEARRTVLTAEQVARAQGIPPKFLESILLQLRRGGVVQAQRGPDGGYWLARPAEDITLAEIIRVIDGPLANVRGQRPEELGYQGSAAALQEVWIALRASEREILESVSVADVATGKLPDRVRDLAADPRAWS is encoded by the coding sequence ATGCGCCTCTCCGCACGGGTCGACTATGCGTTGCGGGCCGTCGCCGAGTTGGCGTCGGCCGCGGTCGAGGCGCGACGGACCGTGCTCACCGCCGAGCAGGTCGCCCGGGCACAGGGCATCCCACCCAAGTTCCTGGAGAGCATTCTGCTGCAGTTGCGTCGCGGCGGCGTGGTGCAGGCCCAGCGCGGTCCCGACGGCGGCTACTGGTTGGCCCGGCCGGCCGAGGACATCACCCTGGCGGAGATCATCCGGGTGATCGACGGTCCGCTCGCCAACGTCCGGGGACAGCGGCCGGAGGAGCTCGGCTACCAGGGATCGGCCGCCGCCCTGCAGGAAGTGTGGATCGCGTTGCGCGCCAGCGAGCGGGAGATCCTCGAATCCGTCTCGGTCGCCGACGTGGCCACCGGGAAGCTGCCCGACCGGGTCCGGGACCTGGCCGCCGATCCGCGCGCGTGGAGCTGA
- a CDS encoding acyl-CoA thioesterase II → MSGQAAVDHLLEVLDLEQRGTAAFRGISPKVGPQRVFGGQVAGQALVAAGRTVDPQRLVHSLHGYFVRPGDSAQPIDYEVENIRDGRSFSVRRSVAYQHGKPIFFMSASFHHHEDGLEHQAPQPPDVPAPEAVPTMADRLARYPERLGVWAVIPRPMDVRYVGEPGLVAPGDRPADPYQRVWIRVDGKLPDDPLLHACVLTYASDLTLLDSVLSVHGEVWGPGGVTGASLDHALWFHRPFRADEWFLYDCWSPSAAGGRGLATGRMFTRDGRHIASAVQEGLVRRIG, encoded by the coding sequence ATCTCCGGCCAGGCCGCCGTCGACCACCTGCTGGAGGTCCTCGACCTGGAACAGCGGGGTACGGCCGCCTTCCGGGGGATCAGCCCGAAGGTCGGGCCGCAGCGGGTGTTCGGCGGGCAGGTCGCCGGCCAGGCGTTGGTGGCCGCCGGACGGACCGTCGACCCGCAACGGCTGGTGCATTCGCTGCACGGCTACTTCGTCCGACCCGGCGACAGCGCTCAGCCGATCGACTACGAGGTGGAGAACATCCGCGACGGGCGGTCCTTCTCGGTCCGTCGGTCCGTGGCCTACCAGCACGGCAAGCCGATCTTCTTCATGTCCGCGTCGTTCCACCACCACGAGGACGGGCTGGAGCACCAGGCGCCCCAGCCGCCGGACGTGCCCGCCCCGGAGGCGGTCCCGACCATGGCGGACCGGCTCGCCCGCTATCCGGAACGGCTCGGCGTCTGGGCGGTCATTCCCCGGCCGATGGACGTGCGCTACGTCGGCGAACCGGGGCTGGTGGCGCCGGGCGACCGACCCGCCGACCCGTACCAGCGGGTCTGGATCCGGGTCGACGGCAAGCTGCCCGACGATCCGTTGCTGCACGCCTGCGTCCTCACCTACGCCTCGGATCTGACCCTGCTCGACTCGGTGCTGTCCGTACACGGCGAGGTGTGGGGACCGGGCGGGGTGACCGGCGCCAGCCTCGACCACGCGCTGTGGTTCCACCGCCCGTTCCGGGCCGACGAATGGTTCCTCTACGACTGCTGGAGCCCGTCCGCCGCCGGTGGTCGCGGCCTCGCCACCGGCCGCATGTTCACCCGCGACGGCCGGCACATCGCCAGCGCCGTCCAGGAAGGTCTGGTCCGCCGGATCGGCTAG
- a CDS encoding HIT family protein, translating into MNGCVFCRIVAGDSPAWRVADTAAGVAFLDTRPVFRGHVLISPRPHLVTLTDLPPADLAGYFALVQRVAAAVEAGLDAGGTFVAINNRVSQSVPHLHTHVVPRTKGDGLRGFFWPRTRYADDAQARQYAERIAAALPAD; encoded by the coding sequence GTGAACGGATGCGTGTTCTGCCGGATCGTGGCCGGCGACTCCCCTGCCTGGCGGGTCGCCGACACGGCCGCCGGGGTGGCGTTCCTGGACACCCGGCCGGTGTTCCGGGGGCACGTGTTGATCTCGCCCCGCCCGCATCTGGTGACGCTGACCGATCTGCCGCCGGCCGATCTGGCGGGCTATTTCGCGTTGGTGCAGCGGGTCGCGGCGGCGGTCGAAGCCGGACTCGACGCGGGCGGCACGTTCGTCGCGATCAACAACCGGGTGTCCCAGTCGGTGCCGCATCTGCACACCCACGTCGTGCCCCGTACCAAGGGTGACGGCCTGCGCGGCTTCTTCTGGCCGCGCACCCGCTACGCCGACGACGCGCAGGCCCGGCAGTACGCCGAGCGGATCGCCGCCGCGCTGCCCGCCGACTGA
- a CDS encoding DUF305 domain-containing protein codes for MTNRSYLRLGLALTLSFIVMLLLTYSMIWTFDDFYLNLSNTYMAVMMVAPMGLIMLGVMWIMFKNRALNVVLTIGFAALFVVAFVLGRQETFIGNEQFLKSMIPHHSRAILVCERSDITDPEIIELCAQIVESQQEEIDQMKQILERYE; via the coding sequence ATGACGAACCGGAGTTACCTGCGGCTGGGCCTCGCCCTGACCCTCAGTTTCATCGTGATGCTGCTGCTGACGTACTCGATGATCTGGACGTTCGACGATTTTTACCTGAACCTGAGCAACACCTACATGGCGGTGATGATGGTCGCCCCGATGGGTCTGATCATGCTCGGTGTCATGTGGATCATGTTCAAGAACCGGGCCCTCAACGTCGTTCTCACTATCGGCTTCGCCGCGCTGTTCGTCGTCGCCTTCGTCCTCGGCCGACAGGAGACCTTCATCGGCAACGAACAGTTCCTCAAGTCGATGATCCCGCACCACTCACGGGCGATCCTGGTCTGCGAACGATCGGACATCACCGATCCCGAGATCATCGAGTTGTGCGCGCAGATCGTAGAGTCGCAGCAGGAGGAGATCGACCAGATGAAGCAGATCCTGGAACGCTACGAATGA